In the Candidatus Krumholzibacteriia bacterium genome, one interval contains:
- a CDS encoding MFS transporter has translation MTGETRRLDRARRDLRRIAQDGTYFGWMVGIGETYISAFALALGAGPVTTGFLATAPLLAGACLQLVSPFGARRLGTLRRWVVLCACVQAATFVPLMVGALRGRLPLEVLFLSTAFYWAAGMGANPAWNTWVGTLVPRSVRHRYFARRTLFHQLATLLGIMTGGIWLQMGAARGAPRRAFALLFGAAVVARVVSARLLSSYSDPPRGWPALRTISPREFVHRLTHRHEGRLLLFLLLTQTSVMIASPFFTPYMLRSLHFGYGQYMALLSTSFIAKVIMLPRFGRLAKHWSVTRVLTLGAMGIAPLPALWLVSSSFHYLLAVQVVSGAAWAAYELSIILLQLELIGEEERTSVLSYFNLANALAQVTGTLLGGTMLSQLGATPQA, from the coding sequence GTGACGGGCGAGACGCGGCGGCTCGATCGCGCCCGCCGCGATCTGCGCCGCATCGCCCAGGACGGCACCTATTTCGGCTGGATGGTGGGCATCGGCGAGACCTACATCTCCGCCTTCGCCCTCGCCCTCGGTGCTGGCCCGGTGACCACGGGCTTTCTGGCCACGGCGCCGCTTCTCGCCGGCGCTTGCCTGCAGCTCGTCTCCCCCTTCGGCGCCCGCCGCCTCGGCACGCTCCGCCGCTGGGTCGTGCTCTGCGCCTGCGTGCAAGCGGCGACCTTCGTTCCCTTGATGGTCGGAGCGCTGCGCGGTCGCCTGCCCCTCGAGGTGCTCTTCCTCTCCACCGCTTTCTACTGGGCCGCGGGGATGGGCGCCAACCCGGCCTGGAACACCTGGGTGGGGACGCTGGTGCCGCGGAGCGTCCGGCATCGGTATTTTGCCCGGCGCACCTTGTTCCATCAGCTCGCGACGCTTCTCGGCATCATGACGGGCGGGATCTGGCTGCAGATGGGGGCGGCACGCGGCGCGCCGCGGCGCGCCTTCGCCCTGCTCTTCGGCGCCGCGGTGGTGGCGCGCGTCGTCTCGGCGCGGCTCCTGTCTTCGTACAGCGACCCTCCGCGCGGCTGGCCCGCGCTGCGCACCATTTCGCCCCGCGAGTTCGTGCACCGCCTCACCCATCGGCACGAGGGTCGCTTACTCCTTTTCCTGCTGCTCACGCAAACGAGTGTGATGATCGCTTCGCCTTTCTTCACGCCCTACATGCTCCGCTCCCTCCACTTCGGCTACGGGCAGTACATGGCCTTGCTCTCCACCAGCTTCATCGCCAAGGTGATCATGCTGCCTCGCTTCGGCCGACTCGCCAAACACTGGAGCGTCACCCGGGTCCTGACCCTCGGAGCCATGGGCATCGCCCCGCTGCCGGCCCTGTGGCTGGTCTCCTCTTCCTTCCATTACCTGCTCGCCGTGCAGGTGGTGTCGGGCGCCGCGTGGGCCGCTTACGAGCTTTCGATCATCCTGCTCCAGCTCGAGCTCATCGGCGAAGAGGAACGAACGAGCGTGCTCTCCTATTTCAATCTCGCCAACGCCCTCGCCCAGGTGACAGGAACGCTCCTGGGTGGCACAATGCTGTCGCAGCTCGGAGCCACACCCCAGGCCTA